Proteins encoded in a region of the Paenibacillus pedocola genome:
- a CDS encoding PhoH family protein, which produces MSEQTASIRISLQNAGEAQSLFGPQDGFLKIIESEIPAVIDSREAEVTIRGAEREVDMLGQLFNVLLSLVRSGYILSERDIQYAVELAKDFRADQLLDLFKGEITTTFRGKPIRVKTIGQKHYVTTIKKRDIVFGIGPAGTGKTYLAVVLAVTALKEGSVKRIVLTRPAVEAGESLGFLPGDLQEKVDPYLRPLYDALYDVMGPDQVAKALERGLIEIAPLAYMRGRTLDDSFIILDEAQNTTPEQMKMFLTRLGFGSKMVITGDVTQIDLPRGKKSGLIEAKAILSGIEELGFVYFAEQDVVRHSLVQKIIVAYDRSAENLD; this is translated from the coding sequence TTGTCAGAACAGACTGCAAGCATTCGTATATCTTTGCAAAATGCGGGAGAAGCGCAATCCCTGTTCGGCCCGCAGGATGGATTCCTTAAAATAATCGAAAGTGAAATTCCGGCAGTGATTGACTCGCGTGAGGCGGAGGTTACGATACGCGGGGCGGAGCGCGAAGTGGACATGCTGGGGCAATTGTTCAATGTTCTGCTGTCTCTGGTTCGCAGCGGTTACATACTTAGTGAACGGGACATTCAATATGCGGTAGAGCTGGCTAAGGATTTTCGCGCCGATCAGCTGCTTGACCTGTTCAAGGGTGAAATCACAACCACTTTCCGCGGCAAGCCGATCCGTGTCAAAACCATTGGCCAGAAGCACTATGTTACTACCATTAAGAAACGCGATATCGTCTTTGGTATCGGCCCGGCAGGAACAGGCAAGACCTATCTTGCCGTTGTGCTTGCCGTTACAGCGCTCAAAGAGGGTTCTGTGAAGCGTATTGTGCTTACCCGCCCAGCTGTTGAGGCAGGGGAGAGTCTGGGCTTTCTTCCTGGCGATTTGCAGGAAAAGGTAGACCCATATCTTCGTCCGCTTTACGACGCCTTGTATGACGTTATGGGACCTGATCAGGTGGCCAAGGCACTTGAGCGGGGATTGATTGAAATTGCACCGCTTGCCTATATGCGGGGACGTACGCTGGATGATTCTTTTATCATCCTGGATGAAGCCCAGAATACGACCCCTGAGCAAATGAAAATGTTTCTGACCCGGCTAGGGTTTGGTTCAAAGATGGTCATCACGGGTGACGTGACCCAGATTGACCTGCCGCGCGGCAAAAAATCGGGATTAATAGAAGCTAAGGCGATTTTGTCCGGTATTGAGGAATTGGGTTTTGTTTATTTTGCAGAACAGGATGTAGTAAGGCACTCCCTGGTGCAGAAAATTATCGTAGCCTATGACCGCTCTGCCGAAAACCTCGACTAA